The sequence TTCTTGGCGATAGTATTGAACTAGCGGAATATTACTAGGGCAAACAAATGCACAAGCACCGCATTCAATACAATCAAATAAATTATGTTGTTGTGCTTTTTCATGCTCTTTACCTTTACTAAACCAGTAAAGTTGTTGAGGTAATAAACCACTAGGGCAAGCATCTACACAATGACCACAACGGATACAGGCTTCTTCAAGGTTATCTGTATCCATCTCTTCAATTGAAGGGATAAGTAGGCAGTTGGTTATCTTAACAACAGGGGCATTTAAGTCTGGTAAGGTAAAGCCCATTAATGGCCCCCCCATAATCACCATTTGTTCAGAGCCTGCTACAAAACCCGCTTGTTTTAGCAATGAGTAAATAGGTGTCCCTAAACGAGTCCAAAAATTACCCGGTGTTTTCGCACCGTTTCCAGTGACAGTGACAACACGTTCAATTAATGGCTCATCATCAATAATGGCACGTTTGATGGCGACAACCGTCCCCACATTTTGCATTAACACGCCGATATCAGATGAACGCCCCCCTGATGGTACTTCTTTACCCGTTAAGATTTTAGTGAGTTGTTTAGCGCCCCCTGATGGGTATTTTGTTGGGATCACACGAATGAAAATACGTTTCTCATCAGGTACTGCACTTAAAGCGTGTTTTAATGACTCAATAGCTTCAGGTTTATTATCTTCAATACCAATTAGCACCTCATCCGGAGAGATAAGGTGAATTAAGACCTGACACCCAGCAATCACTTCATCAGCATGCTCTTGCATTAATCGATCGTCTGCTGTGATATAAGGTTCACATTCAGCCGCATTGATGATGAGTGTTTTTACAAGGTCGCCACCCCCTTTTAATTTTGATGCAGTTGGGAACCCTGCACCGCCTAATCCCGCAATACCGGCTTCATGAATACGGTTAAGTAACGTATCTCTGCTTTCCAATTGGTAATTAATGATAGGGGATTTTTTTCGCCATTCATCTTTGCCATCAGATTGAATTCTTACTGCAATTTCAGGTAATCCAGAAGGGTGAGCACTTGGAAAAGGTTCTATTGCCGTTACCATACCAGAGATAGAGGCATGTACAGGTAATGTTCTACCAATCCCTTTTGTTAAGGGCTGGCCTTTTAATACATGGTCACCTACGTTGACACAAAGTTGACCTGGTACACCTAAGTGTTGATGAATAGGGATAATTACTTTTTCTGGTAATTGCGCTATACGCATCGGTGTACGGCTTGACTGTAATTTCATTTCAGGAGGATGAATACCGCCTTTAAAATCCCAGATTTTATCTTTTTTAAATAACGAAAAGAGATTAAACATGAGCATTATCCTCCGTCTTTAAGGACGGTTCATCTTCAGGTGTTTCTTCTGGTTCTGCCGGAATGTTTTTTACAGGGATTGTATTTAAATCCCATTTCCAGTTTGAGGTGGTCACTTTGACAGGAACTAACGTTATACAATCAGTAGGGCAAGGAGGAACACATAAGTCACATCCCGTACATAAGTCTTCAATAACGGTGTGCATAGCGCGTGTTGCGCCCACAATGGCATCAACTGGGCACGCTTGAATACACTTGGTGCATCCTATGCAATTATCTTCATCAATTACGGCGACTTTTCTAATTGGGTTCAATGCTTCTTCGTCACCCTCTAGTGGCTGAGGGTCAACACCCATCAATTCCGCTATTTTTAACATCACTTGTTCGCCACCTGGCGCACAACGGTTAATCATCTCACCATTGTTTGCAACAGCATCGGCATAAGGACGACACCCAGGATGGCCACATTGTCCGCATTGGCTTTGCGGTAATATTGCGTCAATTTTTTCGACAATAGGATCTTCTTCCACTTTAAAACGACGTGAGGAATATCCCAAAATTAGCCCGAAGATAAGACCTAGTGCACCCAGTACACCAATTGCTATCCATAAAGAATTCATTACAGTTTCACCAAACCACTAAAACCCATAAAGGCGAGAGACATTAAACCAGCAGTAATTAAACCAATTGAAGCACCTTTAAAGGGTGCCGGTACGTTGGCAACGGCTAAGCGTTCTCGAATAGCGGCAAATAATACCATGACAAGAGAAAAACCAACGGCTGCACCAAAGCCATAAACGGCAGATTGCATAAACGTGTGGGCTTGATTGATATTTAATAATGCCACACCTAATACGGCACAGTTTGTGGTAATTAAAGGTAAGAAGATCCCTAATAAACGATAGAGTGTTGGGCTTGTTTTTCTTACGACCATTTCAGTGAATTGTACAACTACTGCAATAACTAAAATAAAGCTGAGTGTGCGTAAATAAAGTAAGTCCAAAGGGACTAAAATAAAACTATCCATCAGCCAAGAACTAATCGAGGCAATGGTCATAACAAAGGTTGTCGCAAATCCCATACCAATCGCAGTTTCTAATTTTTTTGATACACCCATAAATGGGCATAATCCAAGGAATTTGACGAGTACAAAGTTATTCACCAATACGGTGCCGACGAATAGAAGTAAGTAATCAGTCATTGTTATGCCAAAATTGTTAAACAGAGAAACAAAAAGCCTCCTGAAATAAAGAGGCTAAACAAGCGTATATAATATCAAGGGTAAAGGTGTGAAGTTATCGAACTTGTGTGAAAGTTTCACGAACACGTTTAGAGTACTTGATATAAGGCACAAAGCAGGCAGTCGAGAAAACAGACCATAGAAGAGATTGTAATGCGGTTTGGTCGTCAACAGGCGCAAAGCCAAAGCTCTTAATGGCTAAGAGTAAGTTGATAAGCAACCAAAAAACAAATAGGCGTGGAAAGTTTTTAGCACGATAAAAAAATTGTCGGAGTAGATAAAGCGTAAAGCTAAACATTACCCACGTTGTTAACGCAGAAAGATACCAACTTGATATCAAATGAAAAGGAAGCTGGTGGAGGATCGAAAAGTCTGAAAAATATTTAATAACATAGAGAACAGACATCAACCCAGAACCAATAACTGACAAGATCATATAAGCCAATGGCGCAAGCAACCACCCTGTAATAGGCGCTTTTCCTGAAAGGTTATTCTGTGTGTTTGCGTTGAGATCACATTTCATTAATTAATTATTCCTACTCGTATGTATAGAACTAAACGGGATATTATCACAAACTTTGTTATTATTTATTTAGCTACAAAAGTGAAAGTGATTTTTGTTAATAAAAAAACAGATAAAAATAGGATAGGGTTATGGCAATTAAACTCAATGTTGGAATTATCGGGTATGGGTATGCAAGTAAAACCTTTCATGCTCCGCTAATAACAACAACCGAAGGCTTAAATCTTAGTGCAATTTCAAGCTCAGATGAAAATAAAGTTAAACAAGATTTTCCGCACATAACGATTTATGCAGACCCTCAAGATCTTATTAATGATCCCTCAATAGACTTAATCATTATTCCAACACCGAATAATACTCACTATTCACTGGCTTCACAGGCTTTGGGAAAAGGTAAACATGTTATTGTTGATAAACCATTTACCCTGACACTGGAAGAAGCTGAAAAATTGACTCAGCAAGCAACAGATGCTGGTAAGCTTCTTTCCGTCTTTCATAATCGCCGTTGGGATTCTGGTTTCTTAACCGTTAAAAAGCTTTTAGCAGATAAAACCTTGGGAGAGATCAGCGCATATGAAGCGCATTTTGACCGTTTTCGTCCGACTGTACGTCAACGTTGGCGAGAAGATGCAGGGATTGGAGGGGGGCTCTGGTATGATCTCGCGCCTCATGTTCTTGACCAAGCGATTTGCCTATTTGGGGAACCCAAAGCGATTACTGCTGATATTGCTCAATTACGCCCTAATGCAAAAAATGCCGATTACTTTCATGCATTACTAGAATATGACAATCTCAGAGTTGTTCTTCATGCTTCTATGTTAGTCGCGTCTCCAACACCTATTTTTGCTATTCATGGGACAAAAGGAAGTTATGTTAAGTATGGTTTAGATACGCAAGAAGATGCCTTAAAAGCCGGTTATCGCCCTAATCAAACTTATAATTGGGGAATGGATAATAGTGATGGTGAATTAACAATACTATCAGAGTCTGGGGAGTTAGAAACAACCACACTCGCGACACTTTCGGGTAATTATCCTGCTTACTATCAACAAATTTATCGCGCAATTACATTGGGTGAAGAAAATCCCGTTACACCAATACAAGCAACAGCCATTATGCGTTTGATTGAAGCTGGCGAAATATCTAATCGTTTAAAGCAAACTATTACGTTATAGGCAGAAGGGAGCGCTAAATCTAATGTCTTGGTGGCAAAAACTAAAACTTGACCCTTTTCTCATGATTATGATTTGTGTGGTGACGCTAGCAACATTACTGCCCGCACAAGGTGATATCAAAGTTCTATTCCAATATCTTACGACGGCTGCAATAGCATTGCTGTTCTTCTTGCATGGTGCAAAGCTGTCTAGAGAGGCAATACTGGCAGGGCTTGGGCATTGGCGTTTACATCTTACTGTATTTGCCAGTACTTTTATTCTTTTCCCTATTTTGGGACTCGGATTACAAGTTATTGTGCCTGAATGGATGTCTCCAACGGTTTATATGGGGTTCTTATATCTTTGTGCGCTACCCGCAACCGTTCAATCAGCTATTGCTTTTACTTCTGTTGCTGGCGGAAATGTCGCTGCTGCTATTTGTAGTGCATCTGCATCCAGTATTCTTGGTGTTTTTCTTTCACCGGTATTAGTCGGTTTTTTAATGCAAACGCAAGGTTCAGCCAATGATTTTGATACAGCAGGGGCGATCCAATCAATTTTATTGCAACTCATGGTACCTTTTATTATTGGTCACTTATCACGCCCTTTAATTGGTCGCTGGGTCGATAAGCATAAAAAATTAGTTAATAGAACAGATCGTTCTTCTATTTTGCTGGTGGTTTATGTGGCATTTAGTGAGGCGGTTGTGGAAGGGATTTGGCATAAAATTGACGGTTGGTCGCTATTAATGATTGCCGTAGTGAGTTGTATTCTATTAGCAATTGTTATTTTTGTGAACGTGTACAGTGCAAGATTGCTTGGTTTTAATAAAGAAGATGAAATCACGATTGTTTTTTGTGGTTCTAAAAAGAGCTTAGCAAATGGTGTACCTATGGCGAATGTGTTATTTCCTGCTGCCACTGTTGGGATAATGTTATTACCATTAATGATCTTCCATCAGATCCAGTTAATGGTTTGTGCTGTGTTAGCACAACGCTACGCTAATCAGGCTAAAGAAGCGGGTAAGAAATAACGTATTTAAGCTGGTGGATAATCAATAATATTAATCAAATATTGATAATAAAATAAATAAGAAAAGCATCGATTTAATTTTTATCGGTGCTTTTTTATTTGCTATGATAATCATGACTTTTATTATTTTCTTTTTCGTCTGTCAATAAAGAAGATTGAGATTTAAATGGAAGCGGTAGGCCGAATAAAAAATAAATTAAGAAAACAAATCCCATATTTAAATAGTCGGATTTATTATTTTTCACATCAATCTTTAATTCACAGTCGATGGGTTCTAGCTGATCGTTAATGGTATATTTACCTTGGTAAAGTTCATTGAGTATTGCCTGTGCTTGCGTAAATTCTTTATAGTTAACGAGTAATTTTACCCCTCCAGTCGCTTGAGCATACACTTGGTTATTCCAAACAATATTTTCATCTAAAAGGAGCACATCAATACCTTCTGATTGAAGAAGACCCGCTTCAATAGAGGCATCAAGTGGCGATAGATATTGTGCTAATAATATATATTGACCTCTTGTCGGATGGATATTCCACATAGCTTTTCCTTAATGTTCAAATAACGCTTTGAAATTAATTTTAGTCTAAAAGTTATTAATAATTCCATCCATTTTCAATAAATAAAAAAACCACCTGATAAACAGATGGTTTTAATCCAAAAACGATGAAAATTTAACGTGAGCTTACTTTCTTTATTAATGCATCACGTTCTGTTTGGCTAATAAATGCCATTCTTAAACCGTTAATTTGCGTTTGGCGGATTTGCTCCTGTGTTAATCCAGCAGCAGGTGCTGCAACGGTATATTCGTGTTTTAGCTCAATACCTTCAACCGCAGGATCATCGGTGTTAAGAGAGGCAATAATGCCATGCTCTAAAAATGTTTTTAAAGGGTGCTCTGCTAACGTATTGATAGTACTGGTTTGAATATTCGACGTTAAGCAAGACTCAATCCCAATTTGATGCTCGGCAAGGTAGTCCATTAAACGAGGATCTTCAATGGCTTTAACACCATGACCAATGCGACTAGCACCTAATTCTTTAATTGCATGCCAAATACTTTCTGCACCCGCTGCTTCACCAGCATGAACCGTAATATTCCAGCCAGTATCACGAGCACGATTAAAATGAGGTTGGAATAAATGACCTGGGAAACCCAATTCATCACCAGCTAAATCAAGTGCTGTAATTTTATCTTGATGTTTTAGTAAGCCATTTAATTCTTGTTGGCAGGCGTCTTCACCAAAGGTACGGCTTAGAATGCCGATTAAACGAATGTCTACATCGTGTGATTGCAGTGCGCTTTGTACACCATCAACAATCGCTTCCACGACACCTTCAACCGGTAATTGATGTTTCATTGCCATATAATAAGGCGAGAATCGCAGTTCAGCGTAATCGATACCTGCATTAACGACATCCACCACGTTTTCATAAGCAACACGATGGCATGCGTCTAAATCTGCTAAAACCGCTACACCCCAATCTAATTTTTGTAAAAAGCTAACAAGACTTGGCTCATTTTTTGTAATTTGTACATGAGGGCGCAATGCTTCTAATTCATAAGCGGGAAGCGCAATATTATGTTGCTTTGCTAGCTCTAAAATAGTTTGAGGGCGAATATTACCATCTAAATGGCGATGTAAGTCGGTTAAAGGCAACTGTGTGTCAATCACGTGTTATTTTCCTTTTTAATAGAAATAATGAAAATCTATCGTTTATAGTGATTTTCTTATAATCGGGTAAATATAAATGAGTTGCAGATTATTATGACTGATTTTTATTTTGTTCACTAATAAATAAACTTAAATTGGTTATTTTTAAAACTAAAAATACAGTTTTTTCTTGTTTTTAAGTTAAAAAACAAAAAATAGAAAAAAGAACTGTTTATTTATTAACTACAATATTCAATGTAATTGAAGTGTATTATCAAGCAAATTGATACATTAAATATTACGTTTAAAAAAGCTTTATCATCATAATTGAAATATTCTATCAATTATTTTGATAGGTTTGCGGAGGAAGGGGGGGTGAAAAAGATCTGAAATATCATTTTGTTATAATTTTATTTAACAGTTGGCTTATTTATCCAAGATGAAAATGCGTAGATAAAAATGAAAAAACTATTTTTATAAAACTAACAAAGTTTGTTTGTACTTAAATTTATTTATAAAAATAAAACTAAAAAATAGAATATCTCTTTTATTAAATGAGGAATAAAGAATAGGGAATTAACGTCATAATAGGTTGCTGTCCAATAGATATATTCAACTGAATGCCATTATTTGCATAATGATTTTTAATAAATATCTAATTATTTAAAATTAAGGAATATAAACATGAATGAGAATTCTGATTTTGGTTTTGAAAAAACAAATAATAAAGTACAGCACTCATTAATATCCCAAATACTTCCACCTTCATCTGCAAACAATCTTACTTATGGATCACAAGTGGTTACTGGTGATGGTGTAATTGCGTTGGATTTAGTTGTCGTGATTGATACCAGTGGTTCAATGGCTGATGAATCGTCAGACTTAAGTAAAGAAGTGGATGACGCAATACAAGCTGCACTTGAAAAATGCCCATCAAAACTGAGAGTCACCTTTTTAGGTATAGAAGGGACATGGGAAGAGACTAAATTTGATCAATCAGTCAGTGACTATTTAAAAGCACTAGGAGTTCCTGAAAGTCGCTTACAGGCAAGAAAACCCTTTAAAGAGGCTGATGGACGTGATCATGCAGGTAATAGAGAGGATTTATGTCGTGCAGTGATTGACTTAAGTCAGTATTTTGATTGGCGTGATGGTGCTCGTCGCGCTATTTTTGTGCTGGGTGATGAAGGGATGGAAGGAGGCGGTGGTGTTCTTACAAATGAGGCGGTTAGAAAAAATGATGAAGCGATCGCTGTGGCTCAAAATGAAAAAGTTAAAGTGTACACTTATCAAGGAACGCCTGACGATAAGATAACGAATTTAGATCGTTTTCCAAGTATTGCTGATAGAGATAGTATTACAAAAGAATATGAGCGCTTAGCGAAACAGACAGGCGGGCGTTCATATATATATACGACCGGGATTGCACAGTTCTCATTAGTATTACAAGAAATACTCTGTGATAGCTTGACGTTACCGAACATTCCTAAGCCGAATAAAAAAGCACCTGACTGTAATCAGGTGTGTGCACAGCTCAGTTCTATTATTTCAACAGTAAATACGCTTGCCGAAATAATTAATAAAGTCATTGATTCTTGTTGTAAAGAAGAGGGAAACAATCATCATATTCCAACTAAAGACTGCGATTGTTAATTAAAAACAATGCTAAAAAAATACCCCATTGTGTTATTCACAGATGGGGTATTTATTTATTGCTTTAACGAACAACTTATCGTTCTAACAAAAGATTAATTATTGAGCTTGTGCGGGTTGCTCAGGAATTAAAATGTCTTGCTCTTCGATAATTGCTGGATCTTCAGTCATCTCTTCTTGATAACCTTCTTCTGAATAGTCAGAATCATCGTAATCGTAAGATGATGCACCCATACCAAATAACATCGCTGCTAAACCTAACATTTGAGGCGCTTGGGTCACTTCCATAAACTCATCAAAAGTATAAGTTTTACCATTCATAGTAAACTTATCAGCGGCATAGTTCAGTTTCATACTTAATGCTTTACTATCTTGTGCAAGTAACATCAGAGGTAATGCATCTTTCTCGTCTTGAGAAATTTGATTAATATTTTGCTGTAACTCTGTTTTTAACTGTTCAATATCCGCAGCAGTTGCTGCTTCAATTTCTTTTTTCTCTTCATCTGTTAATGCGGTTTCTTGGTAACGAGCCGCATCAAGATATTGAGTGGTGTTGCGGAATTCAGCTAACATTGGAAGAGATAAATCAATATTGAAATCGATGTTTTTAAACAGAGAGTTAAATAACTCGGCAGGTGATTTCTCTTCATTTTCTAATACTTTAACGTTAAACGCATTTAAGTCTAAGTTAAAGGTTAGCTTGCTTGCACCGCTTTTATTTGTTAAAGAAGCTTCATCAATACGGAAAACTAAGCCTTTTTCCAGAACATCACGAACGGCTTGTTCAACGATTTCTGAATTGTCAAAATGTTTTTTATTCCATGGTAATAATGAGTTGTTATAAACTTTGGTTAATAACAACATGGCATCAGGATCTGCTTTATCAATTGAATAGCCAAATTTACCTGCACCAAATTCGAGTCCTCCAACATTCAGTGACTTAAAGTAATAAACTTGAGAAATGTTAAAGAGTTTATCTTTGATATCACTTTTTGTTGTCAGAGATAAATCTTTTAGTGAGAAATCAGATGCTTTGTCTTTGCTGGTATGTGCAATTTCAGCAAAATTTAACAATTGTTCATTAAATAGGTACTGATCGTTATTAACTTTCGTTCCAACAATAGAGCCAGAGATATTTTTAATTGTGAAGGTTTCATCATTATCTTTAGTCACAACAACTTGATCACCGTTAATTTTGGTTGCAAAGTTTGTTGCATCTTTGTCTGATGAGAACTCAACAGTGATAGGTGTCGTTTTAACCGTACCACCGTTTTCAGCAAAATCGATAGAGTTTAGTGTTGCGGTACCGGATACTGAACCATCGAACGCTAAAGAGGCGTGATTATTAAAAATAGATTTTTCTTTAGTCAGTTTGAATAACTCTTTTGTTGAGTTGTTCTCAACCAATGTATTATTCATCGCTGCTAATTTTGGTGCCAGATTAAATTTAGCCAGATCAGAAAGAGGGAATGGACCATGGTCAATATCTGTAGAGAAGACAATTTCTTCTACTTTTTTGTCTTGGTCTGCATCACTAGCTTCTGGCGAAATCACGACAGCAAAGTCTGCATTAGAGGTGAAAACCCCTTTCTTATAGTCACGAATTTCAAGTTTAACATCAGCATCAAACTGTGCATTTTTAGCAAGTTGCGCCAATTGTTCATTCGCTAATTTCGTTTCTTCCTGTAAGCGACTTTCAATTTTGCTGCCCATGTACCACGACGCACCCGTCCAAACAACACCAAGTGCGACGATAACACCAACAGCGACAAGCGATTTCTTCATAATTCTAGTCCATCCTCTGTGTACATCTGGCGATGTACGTTATAAAGGCTGTTTTTGTAACCCTTAAACAACCCGTTAAATTAGTGATAAATTTAAATATAGACAATCCACATATATACATCGCCATCTATATTAACCGTAAATATAGATTTAGTGGAATAAAATCGCAATCAGAACTTACTTATTTAATCGCTAACATAATGAGTTTAAAGCAAAATGAATATGATTTATAAGATAATTTAACGCAAGATTAAAATTCTTTTTTCTTACTCATTTTTAGATTTAGACAATATTTAATTGTGATGTAATTCTATTTATGATGAATAATAAAGGCTCATAATAAGTATGGGTATAAATATGAAAGCTTAAATAATAGCATTGGCAATAAAATAGGGTTGCTAACTGTATTTTTCAAAAAAATCAACAGATTTCATTCTGTTATAAATTCCATAAGCTCGCTTTAGCTCTCATATTTATTATTCTGTTTATGGCATGATATTGGCATCCGAGTTATTTACTAGAAAATGATCCGGAATTAATCAATTATTCTGTGTACTTAAGGAGATTGAAATGGCAGCCACTCGCATTGAAAAAGACTCAATGGGGCAAATCGAAGTACCCGCTGACCAGTTATGGGGAGCTCAAACGCAGCGTTCTCTTGAACACTTCCGTATTTCAGTTGAAAAAATGCCTGTTGCACTTATCCACGCGCTTGCTATCACGAAGAAAGCCGCCGCGGGTGTTAACATGGATTTAGGTTTATTACCCAAAGAACGCGCTGATGCAATTATCGCCGCTGCAGATGAAGTGCTGGCAGGTAAACATCCAACTGAATTCCCATTAGCAATCTGGCAGACCGGTTCTGGCACTCAATCAAATATGAATATGAATGAAGTGTTAGCGAACCGTGGTAGTGAGATACTCGGTGGTATTCGTGGCATGGAACGCAAAATCCATCCGAACGACGATGTTAACAAAAGTCAGAGTTCAAATGATGTGTTCCCAACGGCCATGCATGTTGCTGCTGTTATTGCATTACGTCAGGATTTACTGCCAGAATTAAAATCATTATTGAAAGTATTCAAAGAGAAAGCAGAAGCTTTCCATGACATCGTTAAAATTGGTCGTACTCACCTGCAAGATGCGACACCGCTGACGTTAGGCCAAGAGATCTCTGGTTGGGCGGCTATGCTTGAGCACAACATCAAACATATCGATGATTCAATTCCTCATGTTTGTGAATTAGCGCTAGGGGGGACAGCTGTTGGGACAGGGCTAAATACCCATCCAGAGTATGCTGTTCGTGTTGCTAAACGTATCGCTGAATTATCAGGTCAGCCTTTTGTAACGGCGCCTAATAAATTTGAAGCATTAGCAACTTGTGATGCATTAGTCCATTCACATGGTGCCTTAAAAGGGTTGGCCGCATCATTAATGAAGATCGCTAACGACGTGCGTTGGTTAGCATCTGGTCCTCGTTGTGGTATTGGCGAAATCGCTATCCCAGAAAACGAACCAGGTAGTTCCATCATGCCAGGTAAAGTTAACCCAACA comes from Proteus vulgaris and encodes:
- the fumC gene encoding class II fumarate hydratase gives rise to the protein MAATRIEKDSMGQIEVPADQLWGAQTQRSLEHFRISVEKMPVALIHALAITKKAAAGVNMDLGLLPKERADAIIAAADEVLAGKHPTEFPLAIWQTGSGTQSNMNMNEVLANRGSEILGGIRGMERKIHPNDDVNKSQSSNDVFPTAMHVAAVIALRQDLLPELKSLLKVFKEKAEAFHDIVKIGRTHLQDATPLTLGQEISGWAAMLEHNIKHIDDSIPHVCELALGGTAVGTGLNTHPEYAVRVAKRIAELSGQPFVTAPNKFEALATCDALVHSHGALKGLAASLMKIANDVRWLASGPRCGIGEIAIPENEPGSSIMPGKVNPTQCEALTMLCAQVMGNDVAINIGGASGNFELNVYRPMIIDNFLQSVRLLADGMRSFNEHCAIGIEPNRERINKLLHESLMLVTALNTHIGYDKAAEIAKKAHKEGLTLKESALKLNYLTSEEFDSWVRPEDMVGSMKK